The Drosophila bipectinata strain 14024-0381.07 chromosome 3L, DbipHiC1v2, whole genome shotgun sequence region aaataaaCTTAAGGATAAGCAAATATTAAAGAATAAAACAAGGAAACCCCAAAATGTTTGCATAACTTGTGGCGTGAAAATTGCCAGCAATCTGCAAAAGATTTTTCCAGCAATCTAAGCATTTTCAAGGACCTCCCCGTGTGGGTGTACccagtatctgtgtgtgtatCCTGTACCTGTTCGCCTGTGTGTGTTAGTGCGAGTGCGAGGCTCAAGTGCAATTATAAATGGCGTAATTTTGTACTCGGCGGCCGTGTCATGAACATAGCTGAAAGGCATCCTACGAAGGATATTTtgttgttaaaaaataaaaattccaagaCGCAGTCCCGGGTGGTAAGAAGCGAACGGACGGAGGAGACTCGCCGGAGCAGCGAGTACCTCTGCCGACAACTTGCAACATGGATGAATGCGACAACCCCGTCGACGTTGTCTCAATAGGGAAATTCGGGGAGGTCGCCGAGTCACCGAGTAGCGTACAGGATAATCGGCAGCCTCTGGCAACACAAAGCGTTTTGGTTAACAAAGAGCCGAGCACACGCTCCACGGAATTCAATGATAACGAATCTCAGCTAGAGAGGGACACTCCGATATCAGCACAGGACTCGAGCTCAGTCGAGGCAGTCGAGGAGGACGCAGCAATTGACGCGGAAGTCGAGGCAGCCATCATGGTATTACAATAATTATCCTATCTTGAAAATAGTATATCCTTGCTTCTGTAGATAGCAATCATCGTTTCGCAGAGTAGTATCCTTTTTTTCCGAGTGACTCATGTTGTTTAGTTTGCGTCTATTGTCTAAAGCTGCCTGAGGACCGAGGGAGGTCCTTATTGTTCATCTGTGTTGACCCGATTTTCATCCCAAGTTTCGCTTTCATCCTAATCGCCACTCaacctcctttttttttgtgtgtgtccTTAGGGCCAGGCGGAGAGCAAGAAGCACGGCAGCAAGTCAAGTCGCCGACATCACAATGGcaacggaaatggaaatggaaacggAAACGGTAGCGGATCGGAGGCACAGGATCAGACGGTGCATACCAAAGGCACCGCCATGTCCTTTGGCTTCCGCAAAAAGCTCAACGGTACCCCGAAGAAGTTCAAGAAACTCCTGGACTCCGGCGACAAAGGCAACGCTCAGGCAGACACAAAGGACGACAATGGCAATGCAGGTGAGGTGGGAAGCGGGCTCCTTCAAAGGATCAGGGTAGGAAAAGTGACAGGTTGGCAGGATAACAAAGTTTTATTTGACATTCgtcaatttcaattaatttttaacaaGTTAGAAGCATTAGGTTTGTCCTTTTTCCTTCGGACTAGAACCTGAGGACTCCAAGCTCCCTAACCCATCCCCCTTTAAGGccttttaaaaatgattttagcCCAGCAAGTGTTATGGCTTTTTAATTTGGCGACAATTTGGCGAAAAACCTAACAATGAATTGACATGCCAACGCATTCCTTTTACTTTctgccccaaaaaaaacagCTGCCACGCCGATTCACTTTGAGAAAGTAGGCGCCGCCGCCCAGAAGACCGGCCCGGGCACCGCCACAGGTGCGGCAGCGGCACGTTTCGGCTATCGAGGGGCAGTGCCACGCCCCGCTTCCACAGGCCTGACAGGCCGCAATGAAGAGTCCGATACGGATACTTcccagaacaacaacaacataaataataatgggAATGGCGGAACGGGAAGTGGGCCGGTGCTGGTGAGCAATCGTAAGTATTACTCCGTAGAGTTCTCTGAGAACTTCCCTGAACACTTTCTCATCTCCCGGTCGCTCCGCCAGTGAAACGCCGCTCCAAGAGCGCACATGCCGGACGTTCCGGCGACGGAGATGGTCCCAAAATAACCCAACCGAAGACACTGACGTTCAACCTGAACCAGAACACCACCATCGAGTACCAGAGGCGGCAGTTCTTCGGCGAGATAGCGGACGAATCGTCCGGAATTGCACCCGGATCCGGGTCGAGAGCCATGCAGCCGCGTCactacaactacaacaaccTGGCCAGCATGCACGCCAATGTCATGTGAGTTTAAAAATAGTAACTAATTATTGAGATAATAACCAAAACCACATCCTTACAGAGTACGCCCCACACCGCGTCCCACTCCGGCCAGCTATGCCAAGTTCACCCTGCAGACGGTGAGCCTGCCCAGGCCGGAGTATCCGGTGGCCATCAGCCTGACAGCCACCACGCCTACTACGCCCAGCAGCAGTGTCCAGTCACCGGTGCCCGCACACTCCACGGGAGCCAGAGCCAAGGACACGGCCACCTCCTCTCGACAGCATCCCCTCACCTCGGTGCACGTCCAGCCCCAGTCCCAGCCGCGGCATCTCGACCAGAAGAGCGTCAAGCAGCTGACGAACAACTCGACGCGCAGGGGCTTCTCGGGAAGCCGGGAGATCAGTGCCGACTCCGGAATAGCCAGCATGGACATGGCCCTGGACAGCAGCTCTGGCAGCTCGGTGGGCTCCAAGAGGAGTCGCAGCCGCCCCCGGAACCTTAAGATGGTGATGAGCGGCAGGCACACGTTCGAGGTGCGCGACGTGGACGATCCGCCCTCGAGTGAGTCGAACTCGTTTGTGGAGCCACTGGCTCTGCCCAAGCTGCCCACGGATGGCAGTCAGAGCACTCCGTTGCCACTGCTGGGATTAGTGCGTTCGAATACCGTGCTCAGTCGGGAGACCTTCGAGAGACGCCAGGCGGAGGCCACGGATGGTGCCTCGCAGGATGTTCTGCAGGTGGCGGTGAAGCCGAAGCCCAGTGGCTCTGATGAGAGCGAGAGCGTGGATGAGGAGAAGCTGTACCTGGACTCCTCCACCTCGGAGAAGAGTGCCAAACAGCTGAGCCAGTCCTCGGTGGCTTCCACCTGGCGGCATCAGGGAGGCGAGTCCCTGGCCGCCCGCGACTGCAGCAGCATGAGCATGAGCATCAGCAGCGACGGCATCCAGGAGCCGGAGCGTCCTGCCAGGGACAACGACAAGGAGGAGGACATGTCGCTCGGCTTGGATGACATTAGCATGATCAACACGGACATGCAGTTTAGCACAATTTGTAAGCCAATCCTTTAGCTATGATTATCCTTTATGATCCTTATTTCCCTTCAATGCAGCTTCAATGACGGAGACTCCACCCAGGGCAGGTCAGGAGCCGCTGCTCAAGATGCATCTGGTGGATAACCGCGAGGTGGGTGTCCCCGATCGCCCCCGATCCTTCAACAATGCCCTGAACGAGTCCAAGTTTGCGGAGCTGGCACTGGCCAGTAGCAGCTGCCTTCTCCTGGATGACGAGACTTCGCCCACGGATAGTCTGGTCAGCAGCACGGAGGACTCCGAGGAGGCAGCCGGCGGAAAGATGCAGAAGCACAAGCTGAATGAGGAGCTTCAGCAGAAGGACATCGACTTGGATGATATCTCGCCAGTCTTGGAACTGGATATGGATCCGCCAGGAGAATCTGGCACTCGCAGTCCCATCTCCCCCGGCACGCCCACTCACGCCTCCCATTCCCTGTCCCTCGGCTCGGATTGTGGTAACCTGATCGATGATGAGATCGCCGATCAGCCGGCCTTGTTGTGCAACAGCGAGGCCCAGGAGATGGCCACCGACACCCCCACTCTGATGGAAACgctcacacacacccacacccatacAGGATCCCTGCGATCCTTGAAGAGTCAGTCCAAGGCGCGTACAGCCCTCCAGCAGGCCATCGAGCTGAGCCTCAGGACCCCGGCTTCGATTCGCAAGGCAGTGATGGACCGAGCCGAGTCCTTGGATACCCTCTCGCCCTGCGAGTCCATTTGCTCCGACGACCTGATGATGGACTTTGACGTGAACAGCAGCCTGGACTCTATCGATCACATGGCCAATGCCAATGGCAGGAGCCGAAGTGGCTCGGATCTGCACAGGATTGGTCAGGGTGGTGGACACGATATGGACGCTATTCAGGCGGAGACCGAGGCGGAGCTTCTTTCTGAGCTGGAACGCCGAGGCAGTGATGTGATGAAGGAGCTAAACACTTTGTTGAGGGGCAGGAAGCAGCGAGGAGGTCCTCGGGAAAGGATAAGGTGAGTTGGGAGATAAAtaattcttaaatttaaaatatctgCAAAGattttaaagctatttttATGGCTACTTCGGGGTCATTTCAATTAATCTCTGCTGTAAGGTTTCActagtttttattaatttaaaaagtgattggtattttttattattttcctctGAAGTCTTTCCCCCCCAACCCCCTGAATCTAATTGAATTGGATGCACCGGGTCAGAAATGCGGTGGCGGTTGCTCTTTGAGTTCGCCTTTGATTCAGTTTTATTATCTCGGCACTTGGCAGCCGGCCAGCGCGCTGGTGGAATATTATTAAGTGGCTTCCACCCTGCCACCCACACACAGCACCTTGCCACCACTTGTGGCACTGCAAATCAATCAGCAGCCGCCTCTAGCTCTCCGGCTTCTGGTTGTAAAGATAAATTTTCTTTACAGCCGGCAGGGAAATGGATTACTCAAGTTGGTGCTAGAAAGACTAGAAAGTTTCTGggattatttattatacagGATATTATAGAgttatactatatatatgtatacatcaATCATCTCTATTTAACTATAGTATCCTTGAATTGAAGCATATATATAaaccataaatatatatgtataatatattgtTTCTTTTCTCTTAGACTAGCTCTAATACAATATAAAGTATAAGTATTACTAATAGTACAACCAAATTTAGTATTCCCTTTATAGAGCCTAGTACTAAATAATATAGCCCCGTCACATCTTGAATTATTTAGCTCTCAAAACAAACACTGAGTATATCTCACGTGTTCCCCGGCCTGTTTGTTtgattgtatttttgtttgcctAAGGGCACTCTGGGGTTAATCAAATGCAATTTGCTTCAGCCAGCTCAGAGCTTTGGCATGTCCCCTCCAATACTCTGCACCCCTGCCATGGGCTTTCTGGCCAaatgggaatggaaatggaaattgaaattaGCCCAAAATTAGACAGACAGATCATTGGGACAGGTTGGGCCGCAAGGAACCTGCAACGGCCTGCAAGTACacaatttttgtttgtgcAGTTGCCAAAGGTTACTCCATTCGAAATTCCCGTTGTCGGTCTCAATTGCCGGCTACCAGCAAGACAGGGGCTTTGGGCCATTGGGTGGGGGAAGGGGTAGAGACATTCGTGCCCCAAAATGTTGCAGCAAAAAAAACTTTGTGTGGCGGCTCTTCTGCATTCTGGGtgaagccaaagccaaagacGCGACCAAAGGCAACGGCACTTGGCATTTTCCAATTGTCTATGCCTGCCCCATTGTGGCAGagaaagaaaattaattaagaatttaatatattaaaaaaatatttaacaatattataaattgaataattataGTACAGTTATAGTACTGGAGTTATAGTGGAGTTAAAGTACTTACGGTCATTGCTTTTCAGTCATTCTTTTATGGAAAGGAACTGGTAGATTCTCTACATTTTAAGAAGCTCTAAAAATGTGGAACCCCTATTTTTTAGTTTagattctttaaaatatatattccataAATCCATAAATCCTCACAAAATGTATCTTGCAGTGTATTACTGTCTCTAACTATCTGTGAGACCTCCAGACTGAGTCtggctttttggccaaatcgtGGTCGTAGTTAAGATAACATTTTGACTTTGGCCAGAGACTTGATGGCTGGTGCCGCATTCTTTTGTCATGGCAActaaaagcaataaaaacaacaaaaataacaacaacaacaaccggcAACGGCACGACATCCACATAAAGTGGTTTTCTTGCTCTAACCAAAAGTTGGGAAAACTTTTTATTGCAAAGGAAAAATCAATTGTCTGCCAATACAGAAATATATACCTCGTaagttatatatgtatgtgaaCCTGTTCCGATGCCAATAGCCAAATAACTGCAAAATGCCGCAGGCCAAAATGGgatattattgttgttgttgttgtggcttaACCTGCCACACACCATGGGGTAGATGCGCCTGCGTGGGGACCGGGACATTGGCTTTCCTTTCGCCACAAACCAACAAAACTGGCAACAAAAAAGGTAGTGGCGTTAGAAGGCCAACAGCTGTGTAAGCCAACTAGTTGATAAACCACCGGTCACATGCAAAACCGCACTTGTGGCTTAAGACCTTGAGGCcaagccatccagccagccaaccagccagcaTGAGTCATGGAAACCCCGTCAGAAAGTGCTGAATAAGCCCACTCAATCTTGGCCATTATTGGCTCTCTTGATGCTGTGGCCTGAAGTCGTATTGTGATCTCTAGATTTCAACATTCTCGGTTGCACCAAAATTCCTGTATTTGTTGGTCAGAAGAAGGAGAGGGCTTTCTTTCTTTAAGCCAGGTATCTTAACGGCAGTGCCATACACTCTTCTGGGCCGGCTGAGAACTTTTGTTAACAGAcccccacacacactcacagatTTTCAAGCCCAACAATCTCTTTCGACCCACGAGTCACATTCTTGCCACTCTTGGCTGTTAACAGCCTTTGTTGGGCTGAAACAGTGGGAAAAGCGAAACATTGGTAACAACAGCAACCAAAATACAGTGGGGTCTATAGGGTaaaaaatgtacatacattcttctgaaaaaatgtttaggaaatattttaataagttcTATGTGGTTCTTTTAGAATTACTTGGTTATAAATATATCCCATAgctattataaatatttccaactcaattattttaacaaaaagtgataaaaagtagtcgcctttttaaaaataaaataaaagttatgaAAGAGTCCTAAGACTATCTTCCACTTCTCTAAAATCTAAAAGGCTTTATGATGACAACATCAAGACTCCAcccattaaatttttatattttaacccCCGAGAAACCCCCATTAACCCACTGTAATGTTCCATTACCACTCTATGGCTCCAACTTCGATTTTAGCTCCAACTCTCTGAGAGCGGTTCTCCGGTACCAATGGAACCGGGTAAAAAAAACCAGACTCGAACCCAACCATGTCGAAGAGTTACTCCAAAGATCTCAAAGCGCGCGGTTCGGTTTCGAAGTTGAGCGGCAAACAGCCAGTCGGTGAAACAATAAATCATATTCGTAAACCAATATCATATATTGGCTATCTACAATATTTGTTTCCTTAAAAACCCAACCATAAAAAGAcaaaagaaatattaattGTGCAAGAGCTGTTTATTGTTTGAAGAACGCGTGGGAGGTGTTGCCTAATCCAAAGACCAATTAAATTGCGTTGTTAATAAccgaaaaaacaaaataaccaAAAGCCAGAATCAGTGACCGACCGCAGACAGTCTTCAGCGCCTCCAGTGATACGCACTGGTGCCTCTTCCAtgccacagatacagatacatcgACTGCTCGCACTgccgcagatacagatacgcgCTCCAACGCCGACGCTGACGAACGCTGGCCAGTATTCATAACAAAAGACACGCCGCGGGCACAAGTGTCAATGAAACGAGCGTTTTGGCCAAGAGGCAAGTCTTTTACGCTTTTGGCCTAGACCTGCAATTTAAAGTGAGTTTCAAAAACTACAAGAGAGGTGGGAGTTGGGAAACCTGGGCTTTTTGGCAAGTCATATTAATTATAGAGTGGTTTGaagtatttattaaatttcaaaaaaattgtatacacTATTTTAATCAATATGTGCTTAGGAACTTAGATCCactattttattttggtttccAAAAAGTACCAACATCCATTAGAAACCCCTCCAAAGTTTCCTAATTGAAGTTCTCCCAATACCTTTGATTGAGAACTCAATAGCCAATCTCTTCTGGCCAACAAACAGAAGCTACCGAATGCCCTGAAACCCTATCCGAGTGGTAGCCAAAGTGGGTGATGATTTCCGCTGTTAGCCTTGCGTAATTTGATATGCAACCGGGGGGCAGAAACGGCAGCAAAAAAAGCCTTAAATGGGAGTTGGGGGCTGAGAAGACCCAACACAATGGGCTGAAAGTGTGTCACATGCAAATGTGCAGGCAACGTTTGGAAAATCTTTTGGAATTTGATGCCATAAACGTAACAATTACAGATATCAGGCTCACACAAACCCATACCTGAATAAAAAGTAAgatcagtgtgtgtgtgtgtggttgtgCCGGGTTAGGTTGGCTGGTGGTGCCCCCTTTTATGGCTTGCCAGCCACTTCAAGTTCAGTTGCATTTGCGACGCGTTCAGGTTTTGGTTACGGATACGAGAGTACGAGATAGGGGCTCCCATTGCTCCATTGCCATGCATAATTCAACAGAATGTTTGCCACACAACactggcaacaacaacaacaaaataccaTCGAGTGcaaatacagatacagataacGCCACTGTTGCTACTACCTACCTTCGAAGTTCGAAGCAACCTGGCTATCTACTACCTGTCTGGCTGAGAAGCTCTCCGCCAGCTCCAGAACTCCAAAACACCCCAACCCCCATCCAGAGTCTCTGGGTATATCCCCATCTTAACCATCGTTGATCATCATCCGCAGTTCAAAGTGCactggaaatattttaaagatactTTTGATTGACTTTTGATGGAATATCTATATGGCTATAACTCTTTCCTAGACATATAACTCTATTCCAAAACTATTTTGGAATATTATtcaaaatctttaatatttaatagtaTTTTGTTTGTTACTGTGTAGCAAGAACTCTCAGCTCTGTGGCATGCAAGATACACACCGGATTCTCATCAGATGCGGCCGTGTGAGAATGTTggttatttctttattttttatggccatTACCATTACCATTACCATTACTTGCGTGGCTTGCAACTCTCTTCTCGCCCCTTTCACGGAGGCCCCTTAATGAAGCTGCTATTGCTGTCTTTCCTTTTACACTTCCCTTTCCTATATGGAAGATACTATATCtatgaatatatgtatatatctagTACATGTGTGTGGAACCAAAAAGATAGCTCTGACAAATGACGTTTTGCTGCACAAATTGATAAGTACCGTTGGGAAGTGACGTTCGAGTGCATGCCACGGATGGCCATCTGATTGTGATTGCTTGTCATTGTCGTTGTTGCAGACTAACTGTTGCCGTTAACCATTCAAGACAAGTTAGTAAGCCAAGCTGGCGACAGTTGCCGTTGGCAGTGTGGCGCGTGTTTTACCACAAATGAGACACATTTGTACTAATCAGTTACCAAAAGTAGTACCTGCCACAGCCACAGGTGTGTAGCCCAAAGGGGGATACCTTATAAAGAGGGCTCTGACCCAAAATGTAGAGGAAAACCTTATCAGCGGTCGAGATTTTGAATTCTTGAGTTCCTCAcgtaaaaaacataaattttggTGGAAAAACGTAGGGTTTATCTAGATTTTATTTCCAAATTTCTCGGTATTTCTTTCAAAAGAGAAATATGTGTTTTTTATAGGGAAATAATagttgtatttaaaaaaatatattgtgcTTAAATGGTACCTAATAGATCATTCTAATAAGCCTGCTTAGAAAGGTAAAGTTTTTCGAAAAgatctctttttttaaaaacctttcTACCTTGTTTTTTGGATAAGCCCCTGTGTCATAAAgttttgaatatattttgcTGCAAATTCCATTTTCTGCAACTGTTGCAATGACAGGCATTTTGTCGTCCGACAAtggttttctaattttttgttgtcgaGTACGAAATATCCGGCGTTGCACCCTGTTGAGTTTTTTCCACATAAAGTCGACTAGAGTTGTGCAAAGTTTTTGCATTGTTTTGATTTCAGCGAATCTCTGGGAGGCCCGACTTCTGCATTCATAttcataaaacaaaatagcCTAAAGTTGGCGTGCGAAACTCACAGATATGTTGTGTTATGTTAGTGGTATGTGATTTGGGAAAGTGTATTTTGTTTGGACATAATGTAAAATTTAAttgcttttttgtttggtaaCAGTCGAGTGAATAGACCTGGCTCTACGATAAAAGAATCATGACAATCTTAACTGGAAATCATCAAGAAAAAGAAGGCTCTTAAGAGGCACTTTCAAGTGTTAAATTAGAAGGGGAATCTAGACAATAAAATGATCTCTTCTGTGTCGACTCCCGGTACTTTCATCTCGGCTCGAGATGATCTTAAAATTTTGCACAGTCTTCGTGCAGGCCCGCCATAAAATCCAAGATcgcaaaaatattcaaattacaGCTGTGCCGGTTCCCAAGTGGCAATTACTTTTGCTTTCTGCTGGGCTTTAACCGCCTGAACTTGGCTAATTAAGTCCATTGTTGTACCAACAGCCCCGAAAGAAAGTCCCCTACGAATCTCTTCAATCCCATCCGTGAGATGCCTGAATTAATTTGGTTTTCGTAATGGAAATTGAAGATGAATAGCCGAACCAAACCATACCAAAGTATCGTTATAATTAAGGGTATTAAAACCAAAACCCATTAGCCATTAACCTTTGGGGTCGCTTGTGGATGGATACCCTAGCCgtaaataatcgaatgagctAACCACCTAACCGACTattgaatttgttttgtttctctTTTGTCTGGCTTGGCTTTTGATACGTTTTTCAACAGTTTGTTTAAATTATGCCGTAAAAATTTTTGAACATTGCGCGCATGTGTAAGCGCCCTCCTCCCCCTGTTGTGTCCTCTGATTGTGGCAACTGCAACACGCAACAGTTGACTTTCACCAGCCAGCTGAGAGCTTGCTAGCTGAGGGGGTCTGTGGCGGGCGCCATGTCTCTGTGGATTTATTTCCAGCATTCATGTCGTGCAGGTTACCCCCATCTACCACCTCCCTTTCTCCCGCCAATGAATCAGGTGGTCCCCACACCTGAATCATCTTAATTGCTCATTGACAACTGCCGGCTGggtctcctcctcctcctccctcCGTCCTCCTGCCCTAAtcaatgccatttttttttttactttcctGGCAAGAGCGTTAATTGAAGTTGGCCAAATAAATGGAAAACTAACCCCGATATCAGGCTGCACTTGACAAACTTCAATGATatctttttataattttaataaatattttattttcgaaatCATTTTTacatttctatttttatttgaagtgAA contains the following coding sequences:
- the LOC108119565 gene encoding uncharacterized protein isoform X3 encodes the protein MGKCVSRQSPIELHHQLESPAGEHHQSVLTIALSHQDLAQAHKIWQQLTASNEYIAATKSSSSPEEEPAPFYYTISRRKQPDEVVDSGSLYNDAPKDTALTTLDDLEYSTCQEFLFQELLFQAISSERGTEEESEEEEEDEEQHILNQARVWPEPILQIQNHSYLAGQAESKKHGSKSSRRHHNGNGNGNGNGNGSGSEAQDQTVHTKGTAMSFGFRKKLNGTPKKFKKLLDSGDKGNAQADTKDDNGNAAATPIHFEKVGAAAQKTGPGTATGAAAARFGYRGAVPRPASTGLTGRNEESDTDTSQNNNNINNNGNGGTGSGPVLVSNLKRRSKSAHAGRSGDGDGPKITQPKTLTFNLNQNTTIEYQRRQFFGEIADESSGIAPGSGSRAMQPRHYNYNNLASMHANVIVRPTPRPTPASYAKFTLQTVSLPRPEYPVAISLTATTPTTPSSSVQSPVPAHSTGARAKDTATSSRQHPLTSVHVQPQSQPRHLDQKSVKQLTNNSTRRGFSGSREISADSGIASMDMALDSSSGSSVGSKRSRSRPRNLKMVMSGRHTFEVRDVDDPPSSESNSFVEPLALPKLPTDGSQSTPLPLLGLVRSNTVLSRETFERRQAEATDGASQDVLQVAVKPKPSGSDESESVDEEKLYLDSSTSEKSAKQLSQSSVASTWRHQGGESLAARDCSSMSMSISSDGIQEPERPARDNDKEEDMSLGLDDISMINTDMQFSTISSMTETPPRAGQEPLLKMHLVDNREVGVPDRPRSFNNALNESKFAELALASSSCLLLDDETSPTDSLVSSTEDSEEAAGGKMQKHKLNEELQQKDIDLDDISPVLELDMDPPGESGTRSPISPGTPTHASHSLSLGSDCGNLIDDEIADQPALLCNSEAQEMATDTPTLMETLTHTHTHTGSLRSLKSQSKARTALQQAIELSLRTPASIRKAVMDRAESLDTLSPCESICSDDLMMDFDVNSSLDSIDHMANANGRSRSGSDLHRIGQGGGHDMDAIQAETEAELLSELERRGSDVMKELNTLLRGRKQRGGPRERISAQLPARATRLLNRSRLQDPQLGGNDSDNSLRSSHSGGASAAAAARKRSTANSRASTASTASLPRQRPLHLGAGAGGAGGSAGQRCSGELHSSSDDLMLYDKSFRNAMIQDVLQFKKQLLRLRHILQEEPDFDLKRTETLNPFENDNVQLFAACGLDSKQLNDIDLASLTSSTTEDPLQELSDLRRQGEVDDRDRTIRLQRNLIEQLEAEKRMHTVANGNGGDPPKELISMATQTERTRPLAIGAEGLSRSKPEYTSYTTHFPTLHLHDSTLAATTIIRHHQSNPGKQLAPGNGNCPALNQTRRHTIISTTLTNYNQQLAATFPDTPRRSSIGWDTTTTTPLVPAPTPYRPVRITLIGDPLPLQNKSATGSLSSGSTSASSSTSSLTGNQVGGQGVKMRYPNGCQSVKNGPSAHYQPLYNSNKMTNPTVTIV
- the LOC108119565 gene encoding uncharacterized protein isoform X9, encoding MGKCVSRQSPIELHHQLESPAGEHHQSVLTIALSHQDLAQAHKIWQQLTASNEYIAATKSSSSPEEEPAPFYYTISRRKQPDEVVDSGSLYNDAPKDTALTTLDDLEYSTCQEFLFQELLFQAISSERGTEEESEEEEEDEEQHILNQARVWPEPILQIQNHSYLAGQAESKKHGSKSSRRHHNGNGNGNGNGNGSGSEAQDQTVHTKGTAMSFGFRKKLNGTPKKFKKLLDSGDKGNAQADTKDDNGNAAATPIHFEKVGAAAQKTGPGTATGAAAARFGYRGAVPRPASTGLTGRNEESDTDTSQNNNNINNNGNGGTGSGPVLVSNLKRRSKSAHAGRSGDGDGPKITQPKTLTFNLNQNTTIEYQRRQFFGEIADESSGIAPGSGSRAMQPRHYNYNNLASMHANVIVRPTPRPTPASYAKFTLQTVSLPRPEYPVAISLTATTPTTPSSSVQSPVPAHSTGARAKDTATSSRQHPLTSVHVQPQSQPRHLDQKSVKQLTNNSTRRGFSGSREISADSGIASMDMALDSSSGSSVGSKRSRSRPRNLKMVMSGRHTFEVRDVDDPPSSESNSFVEPLALPKLPTDGSQSTPLPLLGLVRSNTVLSRETFERRQAEATDGASQDVLQVAVKPKPSGSDESESVDEEKLYLDSSTSEKSAKQLSQSSVASTWRHQGGESLAARDCSSMSMSISSDGIQEPERPARDNDKEEDMSLGLDDISMINTDMQFSTISSMTETPPRAGQEPLLKMHLVDNREVGVPDRPRSFNNALNESKFAELALASSSCLLLDDETSPTDSLVSSTEDSEEAAGGKMQKHKLNEELQQKDIDLDDISPVLELDMDPPGESGTRSPISPGTPTHASHSLSLGSDCGNLIDDEIADQPALLCNSEAQEMATDTPTLMETLTHTHTHTGSLRSLKSQSKARTALQQAIELSLRTPASIRKAVMDRAESLDTLSPCESICSDDLMMDFDVNSSLDSIDHMANANGRSRSGSDLHRIGQGGGHDMDAIQAETEAELLSELERRGSDVMKELNTLLRGRKQRGGPRERISAQLPARATRLLNRSRLQDPQLGGNDSDNSLRSSHSGGASAAAAARKRSTANSRASTASTASLPRQRPLHLGAGAGGAGGSAGQRCSGELHSSSDDLMLYDKSFRNAMIQDVLQFKKQLLRLRHILQEEPDFDLKRTETLNPFENDNVQLFAACGLDSKQLNDIDLASLTSSTTEDPLQELSDLRRQVVYLQGEVDDRDRTIRLQRNLIEQLEAEKRMHTVANGNGGDPPKELISMATQTERTRPLAIGAEGLSRLQFGEQQK
- the LOC108119565 gene encoding uncharacterized protein isoform X4, which encodes MGKCVSRQSPIELHHQLESPAGEHHQSVLTIALSHQDLAQAHKIWQQLTASNEYIAATKSSSSPEEEPAPFYYTISRRKQPDEVVDSGSLYNDAPKDTALTTLDDLEYSTCQEFLFQELLFQAISSERGTEEESEEEEEDEEQHILNQARVWPEPILQIQNHSYLAGQAESKKHGSKSSRRHHNGNGNGNGNGNGSGSEAQDQTVHTKGTAMSFGFRKKLNGTPKKFKKLLDSGDKGNAQADTKDDNGNAAATPIHFEKVGAAAQKTGPGTATGAAAARFGYRGAVPRPASTGLTGRNEESDTDTSQNNNNINNNGNGGTGSGPVLVSNLKRRSKSAHAGRSGDGDGPKITQPKTLTFNLNQNTTIEYQRRQFFGEIADESSGIAPGSGSRAMQPRHYNYNNLASMHANVIVRPTPRPTPASYAKFTLQTVSLPRPEYPVAISLTATTPTTPSSSVQSPVPAHSTGARAKDTATSSRQHPLTSVHVQPQSQPRHLDQKSVKQLTNNSTRRGFSGSREISADSGIASMDMALDSSSGSSVGSKRSRSRPRNLKMVMSGRHTFEVRDVDDPPSSESNSFVEPLALPKLPTDGSQSTPLPLLGLVRSNTVLSRETFERRQAEATDGASQDVLQVAVKPKPSGSDESESVDEEKLYLDSSTSEKSAKQLSQSSVASTWRHQGGESLAARDCSSMSMSISSDGIQEPERPARDNDKEEDMSLGLDDISMINTDMQFSTISSMTETPPRAGQEPLLKMHLVDNREVGVPDRPRSFNNALNESKFAELALASSSCLLLDDETSPTDSLVSSTEDSEEAAGGKMQKHKLNEELQQKDIDLDDISPVLELDMDPPGESGTRSPISPGTPTHASHSLSLGSDCGNLIDDEIADQPALLCNSEAQEMATDTPTLMETLTHTHTHTGSLRSLKSQSKARTALQQAIELSLRTPASIRKAVMDRAESLDTLSPCESICSDDLMMDFDVNSSLDSIDHMANANGRSRSGSDLHRIGQGGGHDMDAIQAETEAELLSELERRGSDVMKELNTLLRGRKQRGGPRERISAQLPARATRLLNRSRLQDPQLGGNDSDNSLRSSHSGGASAAAAARKRSTANSRASTASTASLPRQRPLHLGAGAGGAGGSAGQRCSGELHSSSDDLMLYDKSFRNAMIQDVLQFKKQLLRLRHILQETETLNPFENDNVQLFAACGLDSKQLNDIDLASLTSSTTEDPLQELSDLRRQVVYLQGEVDDRDRTIRLQRNLIEQLEAEKRMHTVANGNGGDPPKELISMATQTERTRPLAIGAEGLSRSKPEYTSYTTHFPTLHLHDSTLAATTIIRHHQSNPGKQLAPGNGNCPALNQTRRHTIISTTLTNYNQQLAATFPDTPRRSSIGWDTTTTTPLVPAPTPYRPVRITLIGDPLPLQNKSATGSLSSGSTSASSSTSSLTGNQVGGQGVKMRYPNGCQSVKNGPSAHYQPLYNSNKMTNPTVTIV